TCCAGGAGGGGGCGCAGCGCCTCCTCGCGCGCGGCCGCGAGCTCCGGACGGTTGAACTCCTCCAGGAGCTGCCGCAGCTCCCCGTCGGAGAGCAGGGGGAGGCGGCCGACCGCGGTGTCCGGCGCGTCCACGGCGGCGCGCAGGAGCCGCTCGTAATGCCGCAGCATCCGCTCGATGGTGGCGGCCTCGAAGAGGTCGGTCCGGTAGAGCATCGTTCCGTGCACCCCGTCCGCGCCCTCGCTCAGGTAGAGCTGGAGGTCGAACTTGGCCGCCTCGTAGCCCCCCTTGAGGGGGCGGAGGGTGAGCCCCGGGATGCGCACCTCCTCCGGGCCCTCCGCGGGCCGGTGGTTGAAGCTCACCTGGAAGAGCGGGTTGCCGGCGGGCTCCGTGTCGGGGCGCAGCGCCTCCACCACCTTCTGGAAGGGGACGTCCTGGTGCGCGTGCGCCTCCAGGGAGGTCTGGCGCACGCGCCGGAGGACCTCCCGGAAGGTGGGGCTCCCGGACAGGTCCGTACGGAGCACGACCGTGTTGGCGAAGAACCCGATCAGCGGCTCCAGCTCCGCGCGGTTGCGGTTGGAGATGGGGGTGCCCACCACCATGTCGGTCTGCCCCGTGTAGCGGGCCAGCAGCACCTTGAACGCCGCCAGGAGGCCCATCATGGGGGTGGCGGCCTGCTGCCGGGCCAGCTGCGCGACCGCGGCGAGGAGGCCCGCCGGGATCCGGAACGACCGGGCCGCGCCCCGGAAGGACGACCGCGCCGGTCGCGGGTGGTCGGTGGGGAGATCGAGCGCCGCGGGCGCGCCCGACAGCTTCTCGCGCCAGTAGTCGAGCTGGCGGCGGAAGCCGCTCCCCTCCATCCACCGTCGCTGCCAGGCGGCGTAGTCGGCGTACTGGATGCGCAGCGGAGGGAGCGAGGGGGGACGCCGCTCCAGGGCGGCGGCGTAGCCCTCTGCGAGCTCACGCACCAGCACCTCCAGCGACCACCCGTCGGAGACGATGTGGTGCAGCGTGCAGAGCGCGACGTGCTCGTCGGGGGCGAGGCGGAGCAGCGCGGTGCGCAGCAGCGGCCCCCGGGCCAGATCGAACCGCGTCCGGGCGGCCTCGGCGATCCGGCGCTCCGACTCCTCCGCGCGCGCGGCCCGCGGCAGGGCGGAGAGGTCCACCACCGGCCACCCCACCCGCGCCGCCGGAGCCACCACCTGCACGGGCTCGCCGTCGATGGTGGGGAAGGTGGTGCGCAGCACCTCGTGGCGCCCTACCACCCCGGCGAGCGCGCGGGTGAGAGCGCCGCGGTCCAGCGCGCCCCCGAGCCGCACCGCGATGGGCGTGTTGTAGGCGCCGCTCCCCTCCGAGAGCCGGTCCAGGAACCACATCCGCTGCTGCGCGAAGGAGGTGGGGAGGACGTACACGTCGTCCCCCGCACCCTCCGGCTCGGGTGTGCTCCGTACTTGCTGGCCGCTATCCACGGTATGCAGATCCCCTGAGGTGCGGTCGGTAGCCGGTGGGAGAGCCCACACGCGGCTACTCGTCGACGAGCGAGGTGAGATCGGTCGCGCGGATGCGCCGGCCGTCGCGCGCGGCCGGGCCGATCGACTCCATCTCCATCTCCTCCCCTCCCTCTCCACGCGCCTCCAGCAACGGCTCCACCACGCGGGAGAGCTCCGCGACCGTCTCGGCGTCGATCACCCGCCCGATCTGCAGGTCGATCCCGAAGTGCTTGCGGATGCGGGAGGTGAGCTGCGTCGCGAGGAGCGAGTGCCCTCCCAGCTCGAAGAAGTTGTCGTCCATGCTCACCCGCTCCAGCTTCATCACCTCGCACC
This genomic interval from Longimicrobiaceae bacterium contains the following:
- a CDS encoding condensation domain-containing protein, with translation MDSGQQVRSTPEPEGAGDDVYVLPTSFAQQRMWFLDRLSEGSGAYNTPIAVRLGGALDRGALTRALAGVVGRHEVLRTTFPTIDGEPVQVVAPAARVGWPVVDLSALPRAARAEESERRIAEAARTRFDLARGPLLRTALLRLAPDEHVALCTLHHIVSDGWSLEVLVRELAEGYAAALERRPPSLPPLRIQYADYAAWQRRWMEGSGFRRQLDYWREKLSGAPAALDLPTDHPRPARSSFRGAARSFRIPAGLLAAVAQLARQQAATPMMGLLAAFKVLLARYTGQTDMVVGTPISNRNRAELEPLIGFFANTVVLRTDLSGSPTFREVLRRVRQTSLEAHAHQDVPFQKVVEALRPDTEPAGNPLFQVSFNHRPAEGPEEVRIPGLTLRPLKGGYEAAKFDLQLYLSEGADGVHGTMLYRTDLFEAATIERMLRHYERLLRAAVDAPDTAVGRLPLLSDGELRQLLEEFNRPELAAAREEALRPLLERCGGAARGPGAVYVLDGELQPVPVGVWGEVCLGGPLVPGSEAGVRRTAVRGRWRADGTLEHRAAA